A window from Drosophila nasuta strain 15112-1781.00 chromosome 3, ASM2355853v1, whole genome shotgun sequence encodes these proteins:
- the LOC132793736 gene encoding LOW QUALITY PROTEIN: condensin complex subunit 3 (The sequence of the model RefSeq protein was modified relative to this genomic sequence to represent the inferred CDS: deleted 2 bases in 2 codons), with amino-acid sequence MYTILSNAQLNETFHKRYTKEMQQLYSKLDHDAFMLTFIKMLKTVLEADENNDYGNTALAFCATFVTSFESEKTHPILAETFSWLLTTISNSPHIRYRICFFVNQILKHLGPNAALDDTQCDQILHYMLDRLKDVSPSVRKEAVLAMQRLQIPDNPNDEVLIAYRYHLSADPASSVRQCIITCMGRNYITVPHILQRLWDVDERVRRHTYINMCNYPVRSYKVSQRLTLVERGLNDSSESVRKNVIKYMLKAWIESYQQNFIQLIAALKLDSNEEEILRFRRVVRQMLMVIFERHDNQMLLEQLPLSEDCELHRCVPHETLTVELLLYWQYLSDYFQQSNADEFELILPELTVFCDYIKKFCQFQKPEMDKFAQIEFQCMLLSLVEMLQTYDLGDEIGRGNMKELITHLLKECLLDHKIIAGLVRCMELLESDVSARMQFFINIIYEICELNAKQNDLVHDRSLIDKLMSGVDTSLVMKLQSLKVRILELEEMEENFVRQKEYIRAQAVNDEKIAATDEYTDLVQPLLEKHNVVGLPARPKLSKQERVLKGLHISFYMVASKQVNSLNPTICKLYKDFVCRHLASSEMNIFEWAIKCGTTFSMFYESYTKEVFDVVVDQFYKDNNLRLCETAAQCLFELMDHYGVDYFIDMNQTATNQGQAPKSKRRLLYTMQDFYEGEEDRSQSQNSDQNTDIIGMMGFFVEKVVDKGILVAIVRGLCRLVLRGQLDNRSDIVEKLLKRYFNPLTEPIVSQVLAMFFEKIVDLKLQRILQPCLLPIVWSIMNSSYDSPLHDVVPGHVTKFFIDLTAQEKSTPDSNIHNRMALSFLHYIKNYYTERKEMCRLLAKDLITLKLNVLNETEMKDEMLELSENLLNSELEPRLVRNITDFKDMLNGCLQPPARNPEGHESENDGEDCESIAATTASTSECPAPARKTIVPTIIEEPGEVASGPASPAPAAATRTAPTTPVPTETAEPVLTTFGKQNEVGLRFLRRSLHNSISHSDGDSICGSQSPSHESEAAEQQKNKASEISRKNLRRRKTGERLQLAMARASQTPEKRLLTPEPTEPNANESRHETINVTSVESENETASESLKQTTNKSINESSSQSAIETNNKSTNESTRESPNETANKSTNQTASDSTNETRSESASETTEATIVEVVPTTPVSNKSHNDSEVIEDSPTVVVSSSSPTTHNDRSSLRMRSLRNRRAAVARPSPTPSSKKRKVLHLEIQTPLRNGRKRVLRKSVQASPSQSSDSGTSSQRTSPLRKQQRLDAKTPVRKNSSVVVTVNSEKNTSSPTGSTTSSVKENTMPTKNLAHKTPQPKRLSTSTSQPLASTPASRITTRNSARKMRIEALCMTRKRMSLELSLTETNAKMPTPKRVRKEVGRPRRTGSIDRSTHTLNTSTTSTARTTRSASKSATSSRESRKTRAAQAEAASTSFVYTRNQRK; translated from the exons ATGTACACAATTCTATCGAATGCGCAACTCAACGAGACCTTCCACAAGCGCTACACCAAAGAGATGCAGCAACTGTACTCCAAG TTGGATCACGATGCATTCATGCTCACATTCATTAAGATGTTGAAAACAGTACTAGAGGCGGACGAGAACAATGATTATGGCAACACAGCGCTGGCATTCTGTGCCACGTTCGTAACTAGCTTCGAATCGGAGAAAACACATCCCATACTAGCCGAAACATTCTCCTGGCTGCTAACG ACAATTTCAAATAGTCCGCACATTCGATATCGCATCTGTTTCTTTGTGAATCAGATACTGAAACATCTGGGACCAAATGCCGCACTCGACGACACACAATGCGATCAGATACTACACTATATGCTCGATCGGCTGAAAGACGTTTCGCCTAGTGTGCGTAAGGAAGCCGTTTTGGCCATGCAACGTTTACAGATCCCCGACAATCCCAACGATGAAGTGCTGATTGCCTATCGCTACCACTTAAGTGCCGACCCAGCGTCCAGTGTGCGGCAGTGCATCATCACGTGCATGGGTCGAAACTACATTACAGTGCCACACATTCTGCAGCGTCTGTGGGATGTGGACGAGAGGGTGCGACGCCACACCTACATCAACATGTGCAACTATCCGGTGCGCTCGTACAAAGTGTCGCAGCGTCTGACGCTCGTCGAGCGTGGTCTTAACGATAGCTCGGAGTCGGTGCGCAAGAATGTCATCAAATATATGCTGAAGGCATGGATTGAATCGTACCAGCAGAACTTTATTCAACTGATAGCTGCCCTCAAGCTCGACTCGAATGAGGAGGAAATACTGCGCTTTCGACGCGTCGTTCGCCAAATGCTTATGGTTATCTTCGAGCGACACGACAATCAGATGCTGCTCGAGCAGCTGCCATTATCCGAGGATTGCGAGCTGCATCGCTGTGTCCCGCACGAGACGCTGACCGTGGAGCTGTTGCTCTACTGGCAATACCTCAGCGACTACTTTCAGCAAAGCAATGCCGATGAGTTCGAGCTGATTCTGCCCGAGCTGACTGTTTTCTGTGACTATATAAAGAA ATTCTGCCAGTTTCAGAAGCCCGAGATGGACAAATTCGCACAGATCGAGTTCCAGTGCATGCTGCTTTCGTTGGTGGAAATGCTGCAGACTTACGATCTGGGCGACGAGATCGGGCGTGGCAATATGAAGGAGCTGATCACACATCTGCTAAAGGAATGTCTGCTCGATCACAAGATTATCGCTGGGCTGGTGCGCTGCATGGAGCTGCTGGAGAGCGACGTGAGCGCACGCATGCAGTTCTTCATTAATATTATCTACGAGATATGCGAACTGAATGCCAAGCAAAACGACTTGGTGCACGATCGTAGTTTAATCGATAAACTAATGAGCGGCGTTGACACTTCTCTGGTCATGAAGCTACAATCGCTAAAAGTGCGCATTCTTGAGTTGGAGGAGATGGAGGAAAACTTTGTGCGCCAGAAGGAGTACATCAGAGCGCAGGCTGTTAACGATGAGAAGATTGCTGCCACCGACGAATACACCGATCTAGTGCAACCGCTGCTGGAGAAGCACAACGTGGTGGGGCTGCCGGCGCGACCCAAGCTGTCCAAGCAGGAGCGTGTGCTTAAAGGTCTGCACATCTCATTTTACATGGTGGCCTCCAAGCAGGTGAACTCTCTCAATCCCACAATCTGCAAGCTTTACAAG GATTTCGTGTGTCGTCACTTGGCATCCTCGGAAATGAACATTTTTGAGTGGGCTATCAAGTGTGGCACCACATTCAGCATGTTTTACGAGTCGTACACCAAGGAGGTCTTCGATGTGGTCGTCGATCAGTTCTACAAGGACAACAATTTGCGGCTCTGCGAGACGGCAGCACAGTGTTTATTCGAGCTGATGGATCACTACGGTGTGGATTATTTCATTGACATGAATCAAACAGCCACGAACCAGGGACAGGCGCCCAAATCAAAGCGTCGCTTGCTGTACACCATGCAGGACTTTTACGAAGGCGAAGAGGATCGCAGTCAAAGTCAGAACAGCGATCAAAACACTGACATTATCGGCATGATGGGTTTCTTTGTCGAGAAGGTCGTGGACAAGGGCATTCTGGTGGCCATTGTGCGTGGCCTTTGTCGTTTGGTGTTGCGCGGCCAGCTGGACAATCGCAGCGATATTGTGGAGAAGCTGCTAAAGCGTTATTTTAATCCATTAACGG AACCAATTGTTAGCCAGGTGCTGGCCATGTTC TTTGAGAAGATTGTGGACTTAAAACTGCAGAGAATACTGCAGCCATGTCTGCTGCCCATTGTGTGGTCCATCATGAACAGCAGCTACGATTCACCGCTGCACGATGTAGTGCCTGGTCATGTGACCAAGTTCTTCATTGATCTAACGGCCCAGGAGAAGAGCACGCCGGACAGCAATATACACAATCGGATGGCGCTCAGTTTTCTgcattatata aaaaactaTTACACGGAACGCAAGGAAATGTGTCGTCTGCTGGCCAAGGATCTCATCACCCTAAAGCTGAACGTTCTCAATGAAACAGAAATGAAAGATGAAATGCTCGAACTTTCCGAGAATCTGCTTAAT AGTGAACTGGAACCACGATTGGTACGCAATATTACTGACTTTAAGGATATGTTGAACGGCTGCTTACAACCGCCTGCGCGTAACCCAGAAGGCCATGAAAGCGAGAACGATGGCGAAGATTGTGAAAGCATTGCGGCAACCACAGCTTCCACATCGGAGTGCCCAGCTCCAGCGCGTAAAACAATTGTGCCAACCATAATTGAAGAGCCCGGCGAAGTCGCCTCAGGGCCGGCATCACCAGCTCCAGCCGCAGCAACACGCACAGCACCGACTACGCCAGTTCCAACAGAGACCGCTGAACCGGTGCTGACCACCTTTGGTAAACAGAATGAAGTTGGCTTACGCTTCCTGCGACGTTCGTTGCACAATTCCATAAGCCATTCGGATGGAGACAGCATATGTGGTTCGCAATCGCCGTCGCATGAGTCGGAAGCAGCGGAACAGCAGAAGAATAAAGCCAGTGAAATAAGTAGAAAAAATCTGCGTCGTCGCAAAACAGGTGAACGCTTGCAGTTGGCTATGGCACGGGCCTCACAAACACCGGAGAAGCGTCTACTTACGCCTGAGCCGACAGAGCCAAACGCAAATGAAAGCAGACATGAAACAATCAATGTGACGTCAGTTGAATCCGAAAATGAAACAGCAAGTGAATCCTTAAAACAAACTACAAACAAATCCATAAATGAAAGCTCAAGTCAATCCGCTATTGAAACTAATAACAAATCCACGAATGAAAGCACACGTGAATCTCCAAATGAAACAGCAAATAAATCCACAAATCAAACTGCAAGTGATTCCACAAATGAAACTAGAAGTGAATCCGCAAGTGAAACAACAGAAGCCACAATTGTTGAAGTTGTGCCCACAACTCCAGTATCCAACAAATCT CACAACGATTCGGAAGTGATTGAGGATTCACCGACGGTTGTCGTTTCTAGTTCGTCACCAACCACGCACAATGATCGAAGCAGTCTGCGCATGCGCTCGCTGCGCAACCGAAGGGCAGCTGTTGCTCGCCCCTCGCCCACGCCCAGCAGTAAA AAGCGCAAAGTTCTACACCTTGAGATTCAGACTCCATTGCGAAATGGGCGCAAACGTGTGCTGCGCAAATCAGTGCAAGCATCACCGTCCCAATCCTCCGACTCGGGCACATCCTCGCAGCGCACCTCACCACTGCGCAAGCAGCAGCGCTTGGATGCAAAGACGCCCGTGCGGAAGAACAGCAGCGTAGTGGTCACTGTGAATAGTGAAAAGAACACAAGTAGTCCCACGGGCAGCACAACTTCATCTGTGAAGGAGAACACGATGCCAACGAAGAACCTCGCACACAAAACGCCGCAGCCGAAAAGGctatccacatccacatcgcAGCCCTTGGCCAGCACTCCGGCATCACGGATAACTACGCGGAATTCGGCACGCAAAATGCGCATCGAAGCCTTGTGCATGACCCGCAAACGCATGTCTCTCGAGCTGAGTCTGACCGAGACCAATGCCAAGATGCCCACGCCCAAGCGAGTGCGCAAGGAAGTGGGACGTCCCAGGCGCACAGGATCCATCGATCGCTCTACACACACTCTCAACACAAGCACCACGAGTACCGCGAGAACCACGCGAAGTGCGAGCAAATCGGCAACGAGTTCGCGAGAGTCCCGAAAAACCCGTGCAGCCCAAGCTGAGGCGGCATCCACCTCCTTTGTGTATACTCGCAATCAACGCAAGTAG
- the LOC132793738 gene encoding uncharacterized protein LOC132793738 produces the protein MAAATKRIYEARAKYPDRTKLQENAFGGITITISKLETALLLLNSKEDLVLQSVLNNIAEFARKWDENVLELKENRVLELLLDKEFFIDSTNVIIRRFALFVITAILDNTELGEYETEKTAQLLDVSYRYYLKDNDDFCVEYLTYIINLCLRDPQVAQNILENIDFLEKFKNIFVNSDNPDTVYNSIEALHKILQVQSAEEMLTFTTLPGFPVDRIICELTNEFLEIRLAALKVLKTLLADTSEESIFEPLHRCLFVLQQLVKAFCSNPQSPDALGIIEVLATALRSEKMTNLFFKQNLFEQMVEQMKIDIEMLRPEVICTIISIYAEAAKYQSYLGRMHNANITQMFIDCLMKSKPEPAPFVIMGINRMIEYPDALRLVVAEYEKGALTHLVNLIRSPQISIKTREQAAELVGHLLTSAFKITGEQLMLMDIGVGLANTIQQGLPQLSIDLILSILAIIEGLASNDEYRKTLGECIALSEKIAQLLMRSYAHSILVHNIFRCLCTIIDEEPVRATLLNNFIVSSIKRALKSLSNLVKTAVTNFILQTTRFNEFVDAYIDRGILETLMMFQKHAFCVSTWGPAIESILSKCPTMKFSIRNCLTFTDITAGKDFYVSKRKFEDFRQFQHLLRTDCSPLEAVLVVNFDRPFADTNDVIRVPEHCLHGADVGGDQTWHYCKRPGDAKLPEYLEALNQTLALHGLVENPDRIRRSIDFENVAKRCKIVADAVNGVMSENIKILDLNTTEECSRHTVRCHLAELRHIYHTNFIPLGVVRSGCQFERAILFKCFADQIGLPCTLQRSVDGRMLYNEVPLPLELEQDIHCDKKTLKFMPWRMLRPTHIVDLMYNIGELYPMQSRQALQYLRLY, from the exons ATggctgcagcaacaaaacgCATTTATGAAGCACGCGCCAAGTATCCAGATCGCACAAAATTGCAAGAAAACGCCTTTGGAGGTATAACGATTACGATAAGCAAATTGGAAACCGCTTTATTGTTGCTTAATTCTAAGGAGGACCTAGTGCTGCAGTCAGTACTCAATAATATTGCCGAGTTTGCTCGCAAATGGGATGAAAATGTGCTTGAGCTGAAGGAAAATCGCGTATTGGAGCTATTGCTGGACAAAGAGTTTTTCATTGATTCAACCAATGTAATAATACGACGATTCGCGTTGTTTGTGATCACAGCCATTCTGGATAACACAGAACTGGGTGAATACGAAACGGAGAAGACAGCTCAATTGCTCGATGTGAGCTATCGCTATTATCTGAAGGACAATGATGACTTTTGTGTCGAGTATCTCACCTACATCATCAACTTGTGCCTTCGCGATCCTCAGGTGGCACAGAATATTCTCGAAAATATTGACTTTCTGGAAAAGTTCAAGAACATCTTTGTGAACTCGGATAATCCCGATACTGTTTACAATTCCATTGAGGCTTTGCACAAGATTCTCCAAGTACAGAGTGCCGAGGAGATGCTGACATTTACCACACTTCCCGGCTTTCCAGTGGATCGCATCATCTGTGAGCTGACAAATGAGTTTCTGGAGATTCGTCTGGCCGCGTTAAAGGTGCTGAAGACTCTCCTTGCAGACACCAGTGAGGAGAGCATCTTCGAGCCACTGCATCGCTGTCTCTTTGTGCTGCAGCAGCTTGTCAAGGCCTTCTGCAGCAATCCCCAATCACCCGATGCTCTGGGTATAATCGAGGTGTTGGCAACAGCGCTGCGGTCTGAGAAGATGACCAATCTGTTCTTCAAGCAGAATCTCTTCGAGCAGATGGTGGAGCAGATGAAAATAGACATTGAAATGCTGCGGCCCGAAGTCATTTGCACGATCATCTCCATCTACGCCGAGGCTGCCAAGTACCAGTCGTATCTGGGACGGATGCATAATGCCAACATCACCCAGATGTTTATTGATTGCCTGATGAAAAGCAAGCCTGAACCGGCTCCGTTTGTTATCATGGGTATCAATCGCATGATTGAATATCCCGATGCACTGCGCCTGGTTGTCGCCGAGTACGAGAAAGGTGCGCTGACCCATCTGGTTAATCTGATTCGTTCGCCTCAGATCTCGATCAAAACACGGGAACAGGCCGCTGAACTTGTTGGACATTTGTTAACAAGCGCCTTCAAGATTACGGGAGAGCAGCTGATGCTCATGGACATTGGCGTCGGACTGGCGAATACCATACAACAGGGATTGCCACAGTTGTCCATTGACCTGATACTCTCAATACTCGCGATCATTGAGGGATTGGCCAGTAACGATGAATATCGCAAGACACTGGGCGAATGCATTGCGCTCTCGGAGAAGATTGCTCAGTTGCTTATG CGCTCCTATGCTCACTCGATACTCGTGCACAACATCTTCCGCTGCCTGTGCACCATCATTGACGAAGAGCCCGTTCGAGCCACACTGCTTAACAACTTCATTGTGTCCTCGATCAAGCGCGCACTCAAATCTCTGTCCAATCTAGTGAAGACCGCCGTGACCAACTTTATACTGCAGACGACTCGCTTCAATGAGTTTGTGGATGCCTATATAGATCGCGGCATACTAGAGAC GCTAATGATGTTCCAGAAGCATGCCTTCTGCGTGTCCACCTGGGGTCCGGCTATCGAGAGCATCTTATCCAAGTGCCCCACCATGAAGTTCTCCATACGCAATTGCTTGACCTTCACGGATATTACGGCTGGCAAGGACTTCTATGTGTCGAAGCGCAAGTTTGAAGACTTTCGACAGTTCCAGCACTTGTTGCGTACCGACTGCTCTCCACTGGAGGCCGTGCTGGTGGTCAACTTTGATCGTCCCTTTGCGGATACGAACGATGTTATCCGCGTGCCGGAGCATTGCCTGCATGGTGCCGATGTCGGTGGCGATCAGACTTGGCACTACTGCAAGCGACCTGGTGATGCCAAGCTGCCCGAGTATCTGGAGGCTCTGAATCAGACGTTGGCC TTGCATGGACTGGTGGAGAATCCGGATCGCATTCGACGCAGCATTGACTTTGAGAACGTCGCCAAGCGATGCAAGATCGTTGCAGATGCCGTCAACGGCGTCATGTCCGAGAACATCAAGATACTCGATCTGAACACCACCGAAGAATGCTCTCGCCACACGGTGCGTTGTCATCTGGCCGAGCTGCGACATATTTACCACACCAACTTCATTCCACTCGGCGTGGTGCGCAGTGGCTGCCAGTTTGAGCGCGCCATACTCTTCAAGTGCTTCGCCGATCAAATTGGTTTGCCCTGCACCCTGCAGCGCAGTGTCGACGGTCGCATGCTGTACAACGAGGTGCCGCTGCCTCTCGAGCTGGAGCAGGATATTCATTGCGATAAGAAGACACTGAAGTTCATGCCCTGGCGCATGCTGCGTCCCACTCACATTGTCGATCTCATGTACAACATTGGCGAACTCTACCCCATGCAGAGTCGCCAGGCGTTGCAGTACCTGCGTCTCTATTGA
- the LOC132790510 gene encoding uncharacterized protein LOC132790510, whose protein sequence is MTRALLTLAYFVLTSCSIVFTACVNNVTGTGTSSPGGLSASSGVSLTNSLTSGGHIHRTAAAIERVNKLWCYACDTMDDGQACVDVVVRNDTSMMKKCQGEEFICMVKRFSYTTSTENSTSSPKMWSLDRRCTVNCEPGCIIIGERTKLYACTSCCEESFCNTGRGAASGIFHREATGIGTRVIWLAAPFLVNISLMLYKNHARQAISNLVGNSVNLHL, encoded by the exons ATGACCCGAGCATTGCTCACGCTCGCCTATTTCGTGCTGACATCCTGCTCAATTGTGTTCACTGCCTGTGTAAACAACG TGACTGGCACAGGGACCAGCTCGCCTGGAGGATTGAGCGCCAGCTCTGGCGTCAGCCTGACCAATTCGCTGACCAGCGGCGGACACATTCATCGCACTGCGGCAGCCATCGAGCGAGTGAACAAACTGTGGTGCTATGCTTGCGACACCATGGACGATGGTCAGGCCTGTGTGGATGTTGTGGTGCGCAATGATACGTCCATGATGAAGAAGTGCCAGGGCGAGGAGTTCATCTGTATG GTCAAGCGTTTCTCCTACACCACAAGCACAGAGAACTCGACGAGCTCGCCGAAGATGTGGTCGCTGGATCGTCGCTGCACTGTGAACTGTGAACCCGGCTGTATCATCATTGGCGAGCGCACCAAGCTCTATGCCTGCACATCCTGCTGCGAGGAGTCCTTCTGCAATACAGGACGTGGCGCAGCCTCAGGCATCTTTCATCGCGAGGCAACGGGCATTGGCACACGCGTTATCTGGCTGGCGGCTCCGTTCCTGGTCAACATATCCCTGATGCTGTACAAGAACCATGCCAGACAAGCCATCTCCAATCTGGTTGGTAACTCAGTCAATCTGCATCTGTAG